A portion of the Candidatus Binataceae bacterium genome contains these proteins:
- a CDS encoding ATP-binding protein: protein MPYEAYFRAASESLIIVDGNGCIVEANPKTWQIFGYAKGELVGQPIEVLVPERLREQHRKHREAFMVSPRSRPMGIGMSLAARRKDGTEFPVEVSLTYAPGTKRGDLIVASVIDITERLALERDARRAETLTSLGSAAAGIAHDLNNPLSVVLSRAELLLGTPEDALSPQMLREDLEVIHRQAERASRIVSEFLELSRHGPKATAPLQLSDLVDKALLLMGEQMRKAGIAVNVALQSGLPPVMGDAVSLERVLINLLSNACDAMPRGGEVRIASARDSRPGWLRLSVADNGPGIQPHALDRIFDLLYTTKAGGSGLGLWLSRRIVQEHKGKIEVQSEPGKGAVFSLLLPGVENAAEA, encoded by the coding sequence ATGCCCTACGAAGCGTACTTCAGGGCGGCCAGCGAGAGCCTCATCATTGTCGACGGCAACGGCTGTATTGTCGAAGCAAATCCCAAAACCTGGCAGATCTTCGGCTACGCCAAGGGCGAGCTGGTCGGCCAGCCAATCGAAGTTCTCGTCCCTGAACGCCTCCGTGAGCAGCATCGCAAGCATCGCGAGGCGTTCATGGTATCGCCGCGCAGCCGCCCGATGGGGATCGGGATGAGTCTGGCCGCGCGGCGCAAGGACGGCACCGAGTTTCCGGTCGAAGTCAGCCTGACCTACGCTCCCGGGACCAAGCGCGGCGACCTGATCGTCGCCTCTGTGATCGACATCACCGAGCGGCTGGCTCTTGAGCGCGACGCCCGGCGTGCTGAAACGCTAACCTCCCTGGGCAGCGCCGCCGCGGGCATCGCGCACGACCTGAATAACCCGCTCAGCGTCGTTCTCTCCCGCGCAGAGCTGCTGCTCGGGACCCCGGAAGACGCGCTCTCGCCGCAGATGTTGCGCGAGGACTTGGAGGTCATCCATCGCCAGGCCGAGCGCGCCAGCCGCATCGTCTCCGAGTTTCTCGAGCTTTCGCGCCACGGCCCCAAGGCGACGGCGCCGCTACAGCTTAGCGACCTGGTGGATAAGGCACTGCTGCTGATGGGTGAGCAGATGCGCAAGGCGGGGATCGCCGTCAACGTGGCGCTCCAGAGTGGTCTGCCGCCGGTGATGGGGGATGCGGTGTCACTCGAGCGGGTGCTAATCAACCTGCTGAGCAACGCGTGCGACGCGATGCCGCGCGGGGGCGAGGTCAGGATTGCGAGCGCGAGGGATAGCCGCCCAGGATGGCTGCGACTGAGCGTGGCTGACAATGGACCCGGTATCCAACCCCACGCGCTCGACAGAATTTTCGACCTGCTTTACACCACTAAGGCGGGCGGCAGCGGGCTGGGGCTATGGCTGAGCCGGCGTATCGTCCAGGAGCACAAGGGCAAAATCGAAGTCCAATCAGAACCGGGCAAAGGGGCGGTGTTCTCGCTGCTGCTGCCCGGAGTCGAAAATGCCGCCGAGGCTTGA
- a CDS encoding CusA/CzcA family heavy metal efflux RND transporter encodes MARWLFEAALENRLMTLLLAVVLVALGLRAMVLLPIDAAPDVTPNVVQIVTDAPGLGPVEVEKLITFPVEVAMRGLPGIKEIRSISRFGLSSVSVYFDEKLDIYFARRLVMERLPAARELIPKGFGTPEMTPVSTTLGEIYQFEVVDPKRSLMELRSILDWQIAPALKSVPGVVEVNSYGGELKTYEVQLRPSALVAYRLGLHDVFRALERNNASAGGGYLIHSGEQEIIRGAGLIGSLADVENIVVGSHDGVPVYVRNLGKVAFAPRVRQGAVTRDGKGETVAGVVMMLIGQNSRTVVDRVKQKLVEVRHNLPPGVSIVPYYDRSDLVRRTIATVAHNLAEGALLVSAVLFLFLGDLRAALIVSAVIPLSMLVAFLGMNWMGVSGNLMSLGAIDFGLIVDGSVVLVENIFHRLASARRTGVSTAHLVFEAGREVLRPIVFAILIIIVVYLPILSFQEVEGKMFRPMALTVIFALSGSLLCALTFVPVMASLLLRRAPAREPWLARMSERVHERVARWTRGHRRGLLAGAAALLVLGLGLAPFLGSEFVPTLDEGAINLDVMQVPSISLEDAVKGATRMERAALELPEVARVVSRIGRPEIATDVIGPDESHVYVFLKPHDQWRVHSKEELIEKLEEKLHQRVPEAQFGFSQPIESRINDMIAGVKGDVAIHLYGDDLAQMNQYAHRILEIIGGLPGAADLKIIPRTGLPSLTIEVDRAACARYGINVADVLDAVEAIGGRIVGQVVEGEARFFLQVRIAPAAREHIDQLGDIQVAAPDGALIPLKQLAHFHRGEGPVAIWRQNLHRRITIAANVRGIDLGTFVARAKAAVYSQVELPHGWWLEWGGQYENLQRASRRLMVLVPASLLLILVLLYNTFTSMRMALLIFGNVLFAAAGGVIALMARGLTFSITAGVGFITLFGVSVLNGVVLVSEINRLREVGAATDDALETGTREKLRPILMASLVALFGFIPMAISHGAGAEVQRPLATVVIGGLITSMPFTLYVLPVLYRWLAGDSATRTQSDNPASAVVD; translated from the coding sequence ATGGCGCGATGGCTGTTCGAGGCGGCGCTTGAAAACCGCCTGATGACTCTACTGCTGGCGGTGGTGCTGGTCGCGCTCGGCCTGCGCGCGATGGTCCTGCTGCCGATCGACGCCGCGCCCGACGTCACGCCCAACGTGGTCCAGATCGTCACCGACGCGCCCGGGCTGGGCCCGGTCGAGGTCGAGAAGCTGATCACGTTTCCGGTCGAGGTCGCGATGCGCGGGCTGCCCGGGATCAAAGAGATCCGCTCGATCTCGCGCTTCGGCCTGTCCTCGGTCTCGGTCTATTTCGACGAGAAGCTCGATATCTACTTTGCGCGGCGGCTGGTGATGGAACGGCTGCCGGCCGCGCGCGAGCTGATTCCCAAGGGCTTCGGCACACCCGAGATGACTCCGGTCTCGACCACCTTGGGCGAGATTTACCAGTTCGAGGTGGTCGATCCGAAGCGCTCGTTGATGGAGCTGCGCTCGATCCTCGACTGGCAGATCGCGCCCGCGCTCAAGTCGGTGCCCGGCGTGGTCGAGGTCAACAGCTACGGCGGCGAGCTGAAGACCTACGAGGTCCAGCTCCGGCCGAGCGCGCTGGTCGCCTACAGGCTCGGGCTCCACGACGTCTTCCGCGCGCTCGAGCGCAACAACGCGAGCGCCGGCGGCGGCTACCTGATTCACAGCGGCGAGCAGGAGATCATCCGCGGCGCGGGCCTGATCGGCAGCCTGGCCGACGTCGAGAACATCGTGGTCGGCAGTCACGACGGCGTGCCGGTGTACGTGCGCAACCTCGGCAAGGTCGCCTTCGCGCCGCGCGTGCGCCAGGGCGCGGTAACCCGCGACGGTAAGGGCGAAACCGTGGCCGGCGTGGTGATGATGTTGATCGGGCAGAACTCGCGCACGGTGGTCGACCGGGTCAAGCAGAAGCTGGTCGAGGTGCGCCACAATCTGCCGCCGGGCGTAAGCATCGTGCCCTACTATGATCGCTCCGACCTGGTCCGGCGCACGATCGCCACGGTGGCGCACAATCTGGCCGAGGGCGCGCTGCTGGTTTCGGCCGTGCTCTTCCTGTTCCTCGGCGACTTGCGCGCGGCGCTGATCGTGTCGGCAGTGATCCCGCTCTCGATGCTGGTCGCGTTCCTCGGGATGAACTGGATGGGAGTGTCGGGCAACCTGATGAGCCTGGGCGCGATCGACTTCGGGCTTATCGTGGATGGCTCGGTGGTGCTGGTGGAAAACATCTTCCACCGGCTTGCCTCCGCCCGGCGCACCGGCGTCTCGACCGCCCACCTGGTGTTCGAGGCCGGGCGCGAGGTGCTGCGCCCGATCGTCTTCGCCATCCTGATCATCATCGTGGTCTATCTGCCGATCCTCAGCTTCCAGGAAGTCGAGGGCAAGATGTTCCGACCGATGGCGCTGACGGTGATCTTCGCGCTCAGCGGCTCGCTGCTGTGCGCGCTGACCTTCGTACCGGTGATGGCGTCGCTCCTGCTCAGGCGCGCCCCCGCACGCGAGCCGTGGCTGGCGCGCATGAGTGAGCGGGTGCACGAGCGGGTGGCGCGGTGGACGCGCGGGCATCGCCGCGGCCTGCTCGCGGGCGCGGCGGCGCTGCTGGTGCTCGGGCTCGGGCTGGCGCCGTTTCTGGGCAGCGAGTTCGTCCCCACGCTGGACGAAGGCGCGATCAACCTCGACGTGATGCAGGTGCCGAGCATCTCGCTGGAGGACGCGGTGAAGGGGGCAACGCGGATGGAGCGGGCGGCGCTCGAACTGCCCGAGGTCGCGCGGGTGGTCTCGCGCATCGGCCGGCCCGAGATCGCCACCGACGTAATCGGCCCCGACGAAAGCCACGTCTACGTCTTCCTCAAACCGCACGATCAATGGCGCGTGCACAGCAAGGAGGAGCTGATCGAGAAGCTCGAAGAGAAGCTCCATCAGCGCGTGCCCGAGGCCCAGTTCGGCTTCTCCCAGCCGATCGAGTCGCGCATCAACGACATGATCGCCGGAGTCAAGGGCGACGTCGCTATCCATCTCTACGGCGACGACCTCGCCCAGATGAATCAGTACGCCCATCGCATCCTGGAGATCATCGGCGGCCTGCCCGGTGCGGCCGACCTCAAGATCATCCCGCGCACCGGGTTGCCCTCGCTGACCATCGAGGTCGACCGCGCGGCTTGCGCGCGCTACGGGATAAACGTCGCCGACGTGCTCGACGCAGTCGAGGCGATAGGCGGGCGGATCGTGGGCCAGGTGGTCGAAGGCGAGGCGCGCTTTTTTCTCCAGGTGCGGATCGCGCCGGCCGCCCGCGAGCACATCGATCAGCTCGGCGACATCCAGGTCGCCGCGCCCGACGGCGCGCTCATCCCGCTTAAGCAGCTCGCCCACTTCCACCGCGGCGAAGGCCCGGTCGCGATCTGGCGCCAGAACCTTCATCGCCGCATCACCATCGCCGCCAACGTGCGCGGCATCGACCTCGGCACCTTCGTCGCACGGGCCAAGGCGGCCGTTTACAGCCAAGTCGAGCTGCCGCATGGATGGTGGCTGGAATGGGGCGGGCAATACGAAAATCTCCAGCGCGCCTCGCGCCGGCTGATGGTGCTGGTGCCCGCCTCGCTGCTGCTCATCTTAGTGCTGCTGTACAACACGTTCACCTCGATGCGGATGGCGCTGCTCATCTTCGGCAACGTGCTGTTCGCGGCGGCGGGCGGCGTGATCGCCCTGATGGCACGCGGGCTGACCTTCTCGATCACCGCCGGCGTCGGCTTCATCACGCTCTTCGGCGTCTCGGTGCTCAACGGCGTGGTGCTGGTTTCCGAGATCAACCGCCTGCGCGAGGTGGGCGCCGCCACCGACGACGCCTTGGAAACCGGCACCCGCGAGAAGCTGCGGCCGATCCTGATGGCCTCGTTGGTCGCGCTGTTCGGGTTCATCCCGATGGCGATTTCGCACGGTGCGGGCGCCGAGGTGCAGCGCCCGCTGGCGACCGTCGTGATCGGCGGGCTGATCACGTCGATGCCCTTCACACTCTACGTCCTGCCCGTGCTCTACCGCTGGCTTGCCGGGGACAGTGCGACGCGCACCCAGTCCGACAACCCGGCATCCGCGGTGGTCGATTAG
- a CDS encoding response regulator, which produces MGSRSLKILLVDDEPELVATCARFLERLGHSCLSAYDGARAIELAAQQSPDLVVTDLQLPEHDGLEVTRRVREALPRTPVILITAYNRPTTAEAAFGAGASAYLPKPFSLADLRRAIDFALARMA; this is translated from the coding sequence ATGGGGAGTCGCAGCCTTAAGATTTTGCTCGTGGACGACGAGCCCGAGCTCGTCGCAACCTGCGCCCGCTTCCTCGAACGGCTCGGCCATAGTTGCCTGAGCGCCTACGACGGCGCCCGCGCAATCGAGCTGGCCGCGCAGCAGTCGCCCGACCTCGTGGTCACCGATCTGCAACTGCCCGAGCATGATGGCTTGGAGGTCACCCGCCGCGTGCGCGAGGCCTTGCCTCGAACTCCGGTCATCCTGATCACCGCCTACAACCGCCCGACCACGGCCGAGGCAGCCTTCGGGGCCGGCGCCAGTGCGTATCTACCCAAGCCGTTCTCGCTTGCAGATCTGCGCAGAGCGATCGATTTTGCGCTCGCGCGCATGGCCTAG